In Magallana gigas chromosome 1, xbMagGiga1.1, whole genome shotgun sequence, the sequence CGCTATCTAAAAGTCGGGCTCAGGCCGTCGTATTTCATTGGTTCCAAAACTTAATTTGGAGCCAATCAAAATGCGGTTCTCATTCAGAGAAGAAATGATGTAAACAAATATGGCCGCGCCCATGTTCATCGAAGAAAATGGCAAACTCTCTATCTTTTTGTCGTATTTGTAAGgacaataatttaaataaatatcgcCGATTGATTTTTGGGAAATCATTCACTGTGTCAGAACAGCTTGCAGAAGTTTTACGGTGCCAGCCGAAAGAAAATGACGGAAATTCACCATTCGTGTGTCAGATGTGCTTTAACAAACTGAACAAACTTTACAAGATAGACTTCGAGTTGAAGCATAAAGTTGAccagttaaaaatagaaaaatctgaAATTCTAAGTAATCTACGTGCAAATATCATCGTTAATACAGTAGATGTTGCCCCTGTAAACACTCCCGTGAAAGCTGTAGAGGCAGCCTGGCCAGAAACTGAATATGTTCATGCAGATTCAAATGTACAGACCCCTAAAAGATCTCACACCTCTAAGAGATTGATTTTACACTCCCCAACGCCcagaaaagcaaaaacaatGTTTGCTGAAGATATGTTCTCCCCATCGGATTTGTTAACCACCTTCAGGGACCAAGAAAAGACTTAATGTTGATTTGTCTCCAGGAAAAGCCAAGGTATGAGattgtcaatttttaatttttacttttagtGGACACCCTTACACTAAAACATATGGATCtgcacatgtattaaaaataattctattaAGAAGAACATATTAGACAAAATTCAGAGTCTGTGGTGATAACCATTTTGACACTTTAACActcaatacttatatttattttaatgtctaATTTTGTTATATAGGAAGAGACTAAAAGAAGGCTATGCCTACTGCTCAATCCAATTCACTTTTTAAActaatgtataaatatttatcaatgacaaaattattttttttattaatatggcAGTATACTAAATATTTGTGAACTGGCTAAATATTTCAgaagaaaatttatatgaaaactgTTAATACACTGAAATCCATACTATAAATAATTCATCTACCGGGTATTATTGTAAGTTCAAAAagttggaaaaaaatgaattacatgtaataataaactGATATTCTAACAAATGTCAAATGGTTTTATCTTTGAAACCTTTTCATGTACACTTACACACCTTTACACATTAACTACCAGGTAATCCcttttgcaattttttgcttTCAGTATTAATACCACTTGAAATCTAATTTCTATTGTTATTAGGTATCATTTAGAGGCAGACAAGACCATAAAGTCCGAACACGAATAATTAAAGATGGAGTATGGCAATCAGTTGTGAAATCAATTGTGAGGGGAGACAAAGGACCGAGTATTTCCAGGAAATTATACTCTATTGAATCTTTAAAGCCTGGATTGCAGAGGTGTGTTCTAAAAGAACTTGAAGATCAATGCAAAACTCTTTGTcaagtgaaaaataaatcagTGCTGCGTAACATTTCTCCAAAAAATCTGGAATCATTATCTTTCAAGAGTATCATTAACGACTGCCAACTGTATGCTCCTCTTTTACTTGAGACCTTGGCATGTGTGATGAATCAGCCAACTGAAAACAAACTTGCAGTGGCCGTAGCATTGCTGCTAAGAAACAGAAATACACATATGTCTGCAGTCCATCATGTAATAGGTCAAATATTAGATCACGGGGGAGCAACCGATGAGGTATGAATATTaatagaatttaattttataacccaattcaaaaaatattaagtaCCGTATAGCTAGATTTAAAATGATCCAAGTCTATATTTTGTATCATTGAGATTAATCAAATCATTTGTTAGGAAAACAAAACATCTGTACATCATTTATAATGCTTATAACGTTTCTTTTTCATAGGTCATTAAATTACTCTCTTTTATGGGATTGTGTATTGGACCCAGTCCATGGGTCTTAAGAGGAATGAATTTGAAATCAGTCAGAGAcagaaaattaaacacattgtcCAAGACCATGTGAAGCAGTGCCAAATGGAATATATGACAcataaagttaagaaaagtttGGAGGCACTTCCAGAATCAGATACAATCATATCTGACAAATATCAGACTACGATTCCACCAGTGGTCTTGCCACAGAGTTTGACAACTACCGTATACCAAACAGGTATGTCATTTGTACACTGTCCAACATCTTATTCAGTAGCTGGATCATATGAAGATTGTTTAGTACAAGCCAACTGTTATTCAATTCCTAAATACCCAGCTACTACAGGATTAAGTGCATTACCTTTGAAAACACAAGATAAGACATTAGCAATAGAATTCCCAGCTGTTAGTCCTCTTTTTTGTGTACAGCCCAAAACTGACCCCTGTTATGCGCAAGCAGAAAACAAGAAAACACGAACCTTATCACTGAATTTCATATCCAAACACTCTAGTTTCCTAGCCCAATCAATTCCAAGATTTGAAGTGATTGGAGACAATCTAGATTTAACAATATCACCTACCTCGATGACAAAAGAAAGACAGAGGAAGAGCATTCATTGGTTTTTGAACATTGCGTTGTGTAAGAGAGTACTATCAGACCTTACTGATGAGTGCCCCAAAGCCGAGATAATGAAAGTCCCAAATAGTGTTTTCATACCAAATACAGGTGATTGCCAAGCCCTAGAAAATgatatgatatatcatattataaagaTCCTGTGCAAGCATGTAAAGTGTTTGAAGCAATTTCAGGCCTCTATCCCAGACTGTATTCAGCACCCATATATGGATGAAATGTGCAAAAAATCTGAGTACAGAATAATTGATTTGCTTGACAAAAGTGAGAACAAGTCAGAGGACATGATTAGTATCCTACAACATATACATAAACACTGTGTAGCTCACTCTGAAGAAAACCCAACGAAGGTCATTGAAAAGATTGTATTTGGGGGTGATGTGTTGACCAAGGAGAGAGCCTACAGTGCCCAGTTAGCCATGATGAATGCTGAGTGTGACTTTAATGGTTTGGCTGGTGTAGTACACAGACCCGAGGGGTATTTCTTGTCAGCAGTTACAGTTCCTTGTTTGGTTTTGTTGCCAGTTGACCAGATGATGACCTCCATTTGGAATATCTTTTCTTCCTAAAATTTTATTGTTCAGAGTGAGTTCTATTTTGGAATGAGTTATTTTTTACTAACCAGTCATTCAGCATTTTGAGGTTACAGCATGTGCTTATGTAGAAATCTAGAATAGTAGTGTATTGTAGTTTtctatcaaattattttgtttgtttttttttgtaatcatGCTATCAGGATTTGTTGACCATTCTTTAAATTACAGTTACATAATTATGGTAATAAGCTTCAGTTGTTCTAAAGGTTTTCTGATTCTAActtaaattgataaatgtacAAATTGATGTTATACTGTATATATCTCTAAAATTACCGACAATACCACTTACACCCCACCCATCCATGATAACACCTCCCCCTTCACACTTATGTACTTCCTGTTTAACTTTGGATCTGTCAGTTTAAAAGACAAATTTAACTGTGGACACTATTAAAGACTTAAAGTTTTTAgctaattaataataatttacaaaaatttaaatggtACACTTTCTTAAAGTTTGTTGACAagggatatttttattttttattttagatcaTATACAAGCAATATTACAGCCTAAAGTCTGCTGCAGACCAAGAAAGTTTGTACCAGTTGAGAAATGTTGTCAGGAGAGTTGATGTTCAAGGTCCAGAGGGAGTAACAAGTTCATATAGGTAAATGAACTGCAAAGACATTACCAGTAATTTCCCTGAAATACATATCAGCatttagttttaatattttatgtaattatttgttttagatCACATATGAACTTCGTTCAGGACTGCTTGGATTCCTTTGTGTTAGGAGCTTGTCTTCACATGTTTGGAATGGACTCTTTAGACGGTGTCCCAGTTAATGTTGAGATTCCTCATTTCTTACATCTGGCATCCATTGAGGAACAGTATGCTTGGCTCAAAGAACTGGGTGAACAGCTGTTTAAAACGTACATAAAACTAAACGAAGGTAAATTTTGATACATATATCCAGTGTAAAGATTCATGGtatcgttatttttttatgGAAATTATCTATAAGGTAAATTTACCCGATAGCTACttgcattttatttaaatatattatagacAGCCTTATCAACATTCTAATGACTGATCAGGTATCGGAGATGGATGATCAAGAATTACTGTTGGCAGAAATGTACGACTCTCGGATTAATCGATACAGCTGTACATGCAACAAAACTTACAAAACTAAGGGTCATTTCAAAAGACACCTTGAAAAAGAACATGAATGGGGCTTTGCTTTAAATCAGGATACAACAAATTCAGCAATGCATTCAAAGGAGGATCATGTTGCAGTATGGCGAGCGTCATTCATGAAACTGTCTTTGCTGCTCAGAGACACAGAAGATGCCTATCAATACGGTGATGGTGATCGTATTTTCCGAAATGCCAAATTCGAGATGCTTTGTGCCGATGCAACCCACCATACTAAATACCGTTTATGGTTGTGGCGTATGCAAGCATACGAAACTGCCATCTTGAGTCCAAGACAAGCAGTTGAATATAAATGGAACTGCACAGCCAATACACATGGTGGGAAAGGTAAAAATATTCCCAATGACAATCTGGTAGAGACTCTTGTGCAgaaaattaagaagaaattaagAGAACAGGGATCTAACATAATCCACAACAGTGCACAGAGAATAGCTCTTTCTATTCAAATTCAGCAAGAATTGAAAGAAAACACTTCACAAGTAAGGAAAAGGGACGTTCAAAACCAACTGTTAACAGAGACTCTGAGCTTAATCTTTTGATGACAGAACTGCTGGATGGTGAACTTTTTGATGTTATCCAGGGAAGGGAATTCCATGCTTTCAGGGGATTTAGTGATATATTTTCCAGAGTTAAAGCTGAAGAACTGCACAAATGGATTTCAGATCAAAAGTTCAGAGCAAGTTATGAAATGttctaaaacttgtttaaaatgAAAGGTTCTCTGTGAGTCTTTGAAACTGCATGGACCAATATAACACAATGTTTAATGCGCATCTATAACTCTTCCTTTTGATAATTAGAGTAAAAACACTCTTCCAAACATAACTGCCCATTAACTCATACCGGTACTGTGCAATAAAATAAGATTCTTAATCAAtcatgtgttttattttttagcataatCAGAAATtgatttactgtggaatcatttaaattcgtgggagccacttttcgtggattgtgggtttttggCTTATTCGTTGgtatgtaatttcgtggatgcgcaggttttcagtttcagttacaaagataactctttctaaatttgttttcgttgaggatgtaaattcgtggggagGGGCTTCCCACGAATacaacaaaaattgagccaccacgaattgtaatgattccacagtagtcttcattgtcaaagaaaaattaatatattcataaatatttgtatttattgagATTCCAACAGAGATTTCCCAACTTGTTCAAATCCTTATAAGGACAACAAATTCCATGAtgcttgtttgaaaaaaaaaatcttcggATAAAGTTTCAacttgaaaatttctttggatCGATATCCATTTgtcattttacatgtttatatcgTCTGTAATAAGGCTGAAAATGAAAATCCATCACTTCCGATTGAAACTGAGAGTGAATCAAATTCTTaaataatccatgaaaaatgacATCAGGGTCTTCGTTTTGTTTCACTTTAATAACACTCATTTTAATGTTCTTTCTATCAGGGATGTCAGATATCACACAAGCATTTTTTCCAAAGCACAATTTTGTCATGATTTTTCTTCTGTGACTTGGGCACGCAGTAGCAGTCAGTGCCAAACAAGGAACTTTTAAACATAGAGAACGCACTTCACCTATGTGACCAAACCACTCGCAGAATGCAGCTTCCTGATTTTTCCCCTCACCCctgaaaataaaagatatgGATTATGATAAATGGACCTCTGAGGTCTTCCAAATTTTCCTTGGGTGTTTCAACTTTGATTTATAACTTGATTTCATATTAAGTTGGATGGAAAAATGCCTGATGAAAACCTTTCTGGCTCAAAAGTTCCAAACATATATCACTGATGAATGTTTTAAAGATAACTGTTGGGATATGATTTTGATCACACTATTTTGAAAGAATtcgaattattttattacagtcAAAAAAATCTCACTTTTTGTTGTTACCTTTATTTAATCTCACATTTcagaaaattattgaaatatcatgtaGATTTGTTTGTATCTGACTTTAGATcataatttggtttttaaacatgtgtgtaaattatttgttaacTGTATTATCTTACCAATGAATGATGGTATGCGCCTCAACTATCAAACGATGTCTCTTTTGAAACTCTGGGTTCTTCAGAGCATCCCTCCATTTAGCTTCTCCAACTAGGACCTCCAGGCTAACAAAAACGAAGTTGTAGTAACCGCTTGTAACTCTCTCAACATCGGTTGACACTTCAACGTATACTGCTTTATATCCCAAGCTGGACAACCGTTCTACTTGTCCTGTTTTTACTAACGGAGCTGAGCAACTATAACTGTTACCGCAGTTTCACCGAACTCAAGTGGTACACATTCATAAGTCAAGGATTTGCCACTTCCTGTCTTAGTTCCAACGAATACATCCCGGTTTTCTTTCAAACATGATATAGCCAGCCTTTAATTTTCAGTAAGacaattaatattgaatttttcgCAGATTCTCTTTTCTTGATCCGCCATCTTTGTACAAAACCCAAACTACGTTTTAAAAGGAGTTATTTCATTGgacaatatatttttagaattattacgTAATGTTGAGCGTGAGCCCGACTTTTAGATAGCGACTTATGTCAAGGGTTTGTGTGGAGTTCCGTAATCACAAAACCTTGACGTTGTGAAGATGCTTTCTTAATAGAAATAGTTAATATTGTATCCTCTTTCATCTGCAATTGTTAgtggtgttttgtttccatCGCTTTGATTGACATCAGCTCCCGCTTTTATTAGCTCATGGATCACATAATGGTGTCCTTTTTCACATGCAGTTGTTAGTGGTGTTTTTTTTCCATCGTTTTGATTGACATCAGCTCCCGCTTTTATTAGCTCCTGGATCACATAATGGTGTCCTTTTTCACATGCAGTTGTTAgtggtgttttgtttccatCGTTTTGATTGACATCAGCTCCCGCTTTTATTAGCTCCTTGACCACATAATGGTGTCCTTTTTCACATGCCGTTGTTAgtggtgttttgtttccatCGCTTTGGTTGACATCAGCGCCCGCTTTTATTAGCTCCTCGACCACATCATCGTGTCCTTTTCCACATGCAGTTGTTAgtggtgttttgtttccatCGCTTTGGTTGACATCAGCTCCCGCTTTTATTAGCTCCTCGACCACATCATCGTGTCCTTTTTCACATGCAGTTGTTAgtggtgttttgtttccatCGCTTTGGTTGACATCAGCTCCCGCTTTTATTAGCTCCTCGACCACATCATTGTGTCTTTTTTCACATGCCGTTGTTAGTGGTGTTTGTTTTCCATCACTTTGATTGACATCGGCTCTATTTTTTATCAACTCTCTTACAATACTGACATGTCCACGATAGCATGCAAGTCTCAGTAATTTTCTACTTCCAGTTAGGTTAATATCAGCTCCTGCTTTTATCAActctttgaaaatgtttaaatgtccCATAAAACTGGCAGTTGTTAACGgcgtttcatttttatattttagattgaCTTGAACATGACATGCAGTCAACTCCTTAACTACACTGGTATGTCCAAAAAAGCAAGCACCCATGAGCCCCTTTTTAGCACCTGTTATGTGATTGTAGTCAAATCCCGCTTTGTTCAACTCTTTGACTATACTCAAATGTCCTTCATAACAGGCTACCTGCAGAGgtgaaataaattcattttctaGATTGACATCTGCCCCTGCTTTAATCAATTCctcaactacatgtaaatgttctTTAAAACATGCAACTATAAGCGGTGTTTTATCCCCATCTTTTATATTAACATCAGCTCCACCTTTAATAATCTGTTTCACTACATCTAAATGTCCACAATCACATGCAGTTATAAGTGACCTTTCGTTTGTATTACAATGGCCGACACTAGGCTCCATCTTGATTAAACGTTTGACTATATTTAAATGGTCCCAATAACTCGGAAAGCTATGTGTTGTTTTCTCGTTATTCTTTTGATCAACATTAGCTcctgattttatcaaaaatttcagaattttgaaATAACCGAAATCACATGCAGCAATCAGTGGTGTAATTTCTTCTCTCATTATCCTCACTTTACGTTGTAATAACGGACAAAATCTATATAAGTATGGCCACTGACAAGCTATTATGTTTACATTAGCCCCCACAGTTATTAACTCTTCCACTATGTTAAAATGTCCATTAATACATGCAACTAATAGCGGTGATACACCGTACTCTGTACGATTGACATCAGCACCTTCTTTTATCAACGTTTTTACAATACACAAATTACCGTTTATGCATGCATTTATGAGAGGAATGTTTAGATTTACATCAGCTTTTGCTTTTATCAGCTCTTCAACTAAAATAACAAATCCCCCCTCACATGCGGTTTGTAATGGTGTATATGGGcccttttttttattgacatcaGCACCCGCTTTCAATAACTCTTTTACTACGCTAGTATGTCCATTTCCACATGCTGCTGTTAGAGGTGTATCAAGGATATCACATATACTGACATCAGCTCCAGCTTTTAGTAGTTCCATAACAATATCTGTGAAACCACATTTACAAGCAATAATTAATGGATTGTTTATCCGGAAATTTATTTCATGATCACATTTGTACTTTAGTGTGTCTGCATTGACGTGTTGGAGTAATATTTGCACGGTATTTAGATCTCCAGAATAACAACCGAGACAAAGCAGGCGACATTGTTCTATAATTACTGGTTCGCAATATTTATCAACAGAGGTATCCACATGTGTGTCAACATTTGGTTCACTATCTGCGCCAGCCACAGTGTATTTATCTTTATCAATATCTGTTTTGTAGCCTTCTCCAAATGtgcttatttttaatatttcaccGACCGTACTATGACTAAACGAACTCATTTTTTCAGTAACGTCCTGTTTCTTGTTTGAACAAGGTTGGAAATGTTTATTGAAGGAATTTACAAAAAGGTCATCAACATTTCCAATTTCTCTTATCATTTGACTTAAAATATGTTGCAAAATTTGATGATGCCCAAACAAAATAATCCACGCTATCCCTCTAACACTATTAGTTAGTTTAAGGAATCTGTTAAATCTAGAATTCATCACACAATAATAAGCATCAAGTTTCAAAATAAAGCTTTTCATATTCTCAGTAGCAGCTTCTTTTGGTTCATTATTCCATGTGCAAAGTTTTGAGTCCTCTAACTCTGTTAAGAGTAAACTATATAGATTATAATACGAATGTTTCTCCAACACAGCAATAAAGGATTGAAGCAAGGATTGACTTTTTAAGGCTTCGTTCCCAAAAACAGCATAAAATTCCCCATCCTGTACGTCTTTGAACAATCGTTCAGCTAGCATTTGGTTCTTTGATTCATGCAGATGTATACATAAGTCGACGATAGGttcattttcatgattttgtt encodes:
- the LOC136269559 gene encoding uncharacterized protein; translation: MDEMCKKSEYRIIDLLDKSENKSEDMISILQHIHKHCVAHSEENPTKVIEKIVFGGDVLTKERAYSAQLAMMNAECDFNGLAGVIIYKQYYSLKSAADQESLYQLRNVVRRVDVQGPEGVTSSYRSHMNFVQDCLDSFVLGACLHMFGMDSLDGVPVNVEIPHFLHLASIEEQYAWLKELGEQLFKTYIKLNEDSLINILMTDQVSEMDDQELLLAEMYDSRINRYSCTCNKTYKTKGHFKRHLEKEHEWGFALNQDTTNSAMHSKEDHVAVWRASFMKLSLLLRDTEDAYQYGDGDRIFRNAKFEMLCADATHHTKYRLWLWRMQAYETAILSPRQAVEYKWNCTANTHGGKGKNIPNDNLVETLVQKIKKKLREQGSNIIHNSAQRIALSIQIQQELKENTSQVRKRDVQNQLLTETLSLIF